The Cervus canadensis isolate Bull #8, Minnesota chromosome X, ASM1932006v1, whole genome shotgun sequence genome contains a region encoding:
- the LOC122434838 gene encoding E3 ubiquitin-protein ligase RLIM-like: protein MESSDSDDEEDSVSVRRRDQKDRKAREDDYYRFVSDLSEEDYILMRDNNLLGPLGESTEEELLQRLQLMKENLRQNSDENPERHASDDTSSDDSVLDCLTTSGQTENVTSEQKEYPSWGEDSQSSANSDELRFGLERNLDWDDENSNPEDECVASAKLPRREDTEDSQRQLENPQSEPLFTTPSASEQDTMETLMEVPLTRSQRRLRSRSPVYRRTRARTDSWSPPHSRWEYFPSTNEDIPSQTFKEPPICENETFSRTGHEETLRQQMPRHELQTRDLTETSTTRNAADEECDSDTTCSSESWEVMETNLTTPFNLEVERVHCPACSLIDSRISRTQLTSDSLNITTTSESEEEVLQPMLSYSDEGNESASVNTIRNPVHRILNITTVSFPSISWQTMIGFSYSSNLMDSDSNLEHSVSPPSEYIERAESPNERHGPSGSDSRPGSASNARYNPDLSLIVISDSSPYSISSSASSPILISSSNDEDSETSSLILVENEERILSIGLSETGQEHGRMSPIILDDSDSGSSISLDEFLLLNEADPHQTTGLTTTQIENLPLRYFAENDSHEVCTICITEYTAGNMLRILPCSHEYHCACIDRWLEEHSNCPICRGPVVDPPEADNSM from the exons ATGGAAAGCTCAGATTCCGACGATGAAGAAGACAGCGTTTCGGTCCGACGCAGAgatcagaaagacagaaaagctCGAGAAGATGATTACTACAGATTCGTAAGTGATCTGAGTGAAGAAGATTACATACTTATGAGGGACAACAATTTGCTCGGCCCCCTAGGTGAAAGTACAGAAGAAGAGTTGTTGCAGAGACTgcaattaatgaaagaaaacctaCGACAAAACTCAGATGAAAATCCAG AGAGACATGCTTCAGATGATACATCCAGTGATGACTCTGTACTAGACTGCCTTACTACTTCCGGACAAACTGAAAATGTGACAAGTGAGCAAAAAGAATATCCGTCTTGGGGAGAAGACAGCCAAAGTAGTGCTAATAGTGATGAGCTCAGATTTGGCTTAGAAAGAAATCTTGACTGGGATGATGAAAACTCAAATCCAGAGGATGAATGTGTAGCATCTGCAAAACTTCCCAGGAGAGAAGATACGGAAGACAGCCAAAGACAACTGGAAAATCCACAGTCTGAGCCACTATTTACAACACCATCTGCATCAGAACAAGATACAATGGAAACATTAATGGAAGTCCCACTGACTAGAAGTCAGAGAAGACTAAGAAGTAGGAGCCCAGTCTATCGCAGAACCAGAGCAAGGACTGACAGTTGGTCACCTCCACATTCACGGTGGGAATATTTTCCAAGTACTAATGAAGATATACCATCTCAGACTTTTAAAGAACCTCCCATATGTGAGAATGAGACATTTTCTAGAACTGGGCATGAAGAAACATTGAGACAGCAAATGCCTCGACATGAGTTGCAAACTAGGGATCTTACTGAAACTTCTACAACTAGGAATGCTGCAGATGAAGAATGTGATTCAGATACAACATGCAGTAGTGAATCTTGGGAAGTGATGGAAACAAATCTAACCACACCCTTCAATCTTGAAGTAGAACGAGTTCATTGTCCAGCATGTTCTCTGATAGACAGCAGAATTAGTAGAACTCAGTTAACATCTGACTCACTGAACATCACTACCACttcagaaagtgaggaagaagtaCTTCAGCCTATGCTTTCATATTCTGATGAGGGCAATGAGAGTGCTTCTGTCAATACCATCAGAAATCCCGttcatagaattttaaatataacaacTGTTTCATTTCCGAGTATATCATGGCAGACAATGATAGGATTTAGTTACTCAAGTAATCTTATGGACAGTGACAGTAATTTAGAGCATAGTGTCTCACCTCCAAGTGAATACATAGAAAGGGCAGAATCACCAAATGAAAGACATGGACCCAGTGGTAGTGATAGTCGACCTGGTTCTGCTTCAAATGCTAGATATAATCCTGATTTAAGTTTAATAGTGATCTCAGACTCAAGCCCCTATTCAATTTCTAGTTCTGCATCCAGTCCTATCTTAATTTCTAGCTCAAATGATGAAGATTCAGAAACTAGCTCTCTGATCTTGGTAGAGAATGAAGAAAGAATCTTATCAATAGGCTTATCAGAGACTGGGCAAGAACATGGACGAATGTCCCCAATAATACTTGATGATAGTGACTCTGGGTCCTCCATTAGCCTGGATGAGTTTCTCTTATTAAATGAAGCAGACCCACACCAAACTACAGGCCTTACAACAACACAGATTGAAAACTTGCCTTTAAGATATTTTGCAGAGAATGATTCACATGAAGTGTGTACCATTTGCATCACAGAATACACCGCAGGCAACATGCTACGCATCCTTCCATGTTCCCATGAATACCATTGTGCCTGCATCGATCGATGGCTGGAAGAACATTCGAACTGCCCTATTTGTCGTGGGCCAGTTGTGGATCCACCTGAGGCAGATAATTCTATGTGA
- the LOC122435594 gene encoding serine/arginine-rich splicing factor 2-like — protein MSYSRPPPNVGDLISLKVDNLTDRISRRTLRRIFERYGPVGDVYIPRDRFTLESRGFAFVRFYDKHHAEEAMDALDGVMLDGRELWVQMARHGRLLDFHQGRRQKTPPQGQERQSHSLRLRRCRRSSTRSRSPCQARSRFSRSKSPSRSCDSSPSSSVSRSFSATTSRSRFRSLPPGRKYRS, from the coding sequence ATGAGTTACAGCCGCCCTCCTCCCAACGTGGGCGACTTGATTTCCCTCAAGGTGGACAACCTGACTGACCGCATCTCACGCCGCACCCTAAGGCGCATCTTCGAGAGGTACGGGCCTGTCGGCGATGTGTACATCCCCCGGGACCGCTTCACTCTAGAGTCCCGCGGCTTTGCCTTCGTCCGCTTCTATGACAAGCACCACGCCGAGGAGGCCATGGACGCCCTAGACGGGGTCATGCTGGATGGCCGTGAGCTGTGGGTGCAGATGGCACGCCACGGTCGCCTCCTAGATTTCCACCAAGGCCGCCGCCAGAAAACTCCTCCCCAGGGTCAAGAACGCCAGAGCCACAGCCTGAGGCTTCGTCGCTGCCGCAGGTCCAGCACCAGGAGCCGATCGCCATGTCAGGCCCGATCTCGCTTCAGCCGCTCCAAGTCTCCATCTCGCTCCTGTGACAGTTCGCCATCATCCTCAGTGTCCAGATCTTTCTCAGCAACCACGTCTAGGTCTAGATTCAGAAGCCTTCCACCAGGAAGAAAGTACAGGTCCTGA